A genomic window from Candidatus Deferrimicrobium borealis includes:
- a CDS encoding glucose-6-phosphate isomerase (catalyzes the formation of D-fructose 6-phosphate from D-glucose 6-phosphate), which yields MGDGIRFRFDFSLVGESNLRGGDGIAAPDFRKMIAMVDDAVDTLAGKHRRGEIGFPDLPFLEKEARAISRDAAALRAKCTHLLVLGIGGSALGTKAVHEAVGGEGRPGMALSVGDNVDPDAFFPLLGKLPMKKTAVVAISKSGGTAETNAQLALAIAALKKAVGTRWRERLILVTDPSRGVFRRMADAEGLKSYAVPPNVGGRFSVLSPVGLFPLAAAGVRVERLLAGAAQMEAIFRHTKGTDNPVRFAAAVYAYYLLVKPKAVQVWFTYGAGLDRIAEWWQQLWGESLGKEREGRSPVGQTPARAVGVTDQHSQLQLYQDGPADKVFTFVRWMTGREKGNVPKAGFAPDMAMLGGRPLRDLFDAEFEGTIGALWSVGRPIVRMEIGKRDEEHVGAFLHFWEWVTAIAGTCAGVDPFDQPGVEEGKRISRALMGEKGTEALRADFEEKVSGVRRAEIRIGEDLPGAPRRRKGRK from the coding sequence ATGGGCGACGGGATCCGGTTCCGCTTCGATTTCTCCCTCGTGGGAGAGAGCAACCTTCGGGGAGGCGACGGGATCGCCGCGCCCGACTTCCGGAAGATGATCGCGATGGTCGACGACGCGGTGGATACGCTCGCGGGGAAGCATCGACGCGGGGAGATCGGCTTCCCCGATCTGCCGTTCCTCGAGAAGGAGGCCCGGGCGATCTCCCGGGACGCCGCGGCCCTTCGGGCGAAATGCACCCACCTCCTCGTCCTCGGCATCGGCGGCTCGGCGCTGGGGACGAAGGCGGTGCACGAGGCGGTCGGAGGCGAGGGACGCCCCGGGATGGCGCTCTCCGTGGGGGACAACGTCGATCCCGACGCCTTCTTCCCCCTCCTGGGGAAGCTCCCGATGAAGAAGACCGCCGTGGTGGCCATCAGCAAGTCGGGCGGGACGGCGGAGACGAACGCCCAGCTTGCGCTCGCGATCGCCGCGTTGAAGAAAGCCGTCGGGACCCGTTGGAGGGAGCGGCTGATCCTCGTCACCGACCCTTCGAGGGGGGTCTTCCGCCGGATGGCGGACGCGGAGGGGCTGAAGAGCTACGCCGTTCCGCCGAACGTCGGCGGCCGCTTCTCCGTCCTCTCGCCGGTGGGGCTCTTCCCGCTCGCCGCCGCGGGGGTCCGCGTGGAGCGGCTTCTCGCGGGGGCCGCGCAGATGGAGGCGATCTTCCGGCACACGAAGGGGACCGACAACCCGGTCCGGTTCGCCGCGGCCGTCTACGCGTACTACCTCCTGGTGAAGCCGAAGGCGGTGCAGGTCTGGTTCACCTACGGGGCGGGGCTGGACCGGATCGCGGAGTGGTGGCAGCAGCTCTGGGGAGAGAGCCTTGGGAAGGAGCGCGAGGGCCGCTCCCCGGTCGGACAGACCCCCGCGCGCGCGGTGGGCGTCACCGACCAGCACTCCCAGCTTCAGCTCTACCAGGACGGTCCCGCGGACAAGGTCTTCACCTTCGTCCGGTGGATGACGGGAAGGGAGAAGGGGAACGTCCCGAAGGCGGGCTTCGCCCCGGACATGGCGATGCTCGGCGGCCGACCGCTGCGGGACCTCTTCGACGCGGAGTTCGAGGGGACGATCGGCGCGCTGTGGAGCGTTGGACGCCCCATCGTCCGGATGGAGATCGGGAAGCGCGACGAGGAGCACGTCGGCGCGTTCCTCCACTTCTGGGAATGGGTGACGGCGATCGCGGGCACGTGCGCCGGGGTCGACCCGTTCGACCAGCCCGGCGTCGAGGAGGGGAAGCGGATCTCCCGCGCGCTGATGGGGGAGAAAGGGACCGAGGCGCTCCGCGCGGACTTCGAGGAGAAGGTCTCGGGGGTACGCCGCGCCGAGATCCGCATCGGGGAGGATCTTCCCGGCGCTCCCCGCCGCCGCAAGGGCAGGAAGTAG
- the mutL gene encoding DNA mismatch repair endonuclease MutL yields MASRIRPLPDDVVNRIAAGEVVERPASVLKELLENAVDSGAGSVEAHVSGPFPFSLRVTDDGCGMSREEAELAVRRHTTSKIASADDLERIGSFGFRGEALPSIASVARVSVVTRLAEERSGTELVTEGGTILSVRDAGAPRGTTVTVSRLFENVPARRKFLKSERTEMSHLWEVFHGVAIPGEGISFRFLDPRGAFAYESRESALDRAKRHAGDDGQYLVPVDVSSAFFRIYGWAGLPQVSRAGAGGLWFFVNGRRFRDRGLYAAVREAYRGILPGDRLPVLYLFVTCNPREVDVNVHPAKTEVRFRYPRDLNELARHVLGGALGEAPSRAAFPSRGWEGRIHPGGGLRPAGSPQDMSLEAVTGSPFPLPAAGAKLAGDLPFAERGGEATGDRFFSTLVPVGQVLGTYLVCEEAGGIVLVDQHAADERIVFSRLKDRYLGKRAPTQRWLDSVEVALPGVLPERDERSAVETFLARTGFSFEPAAGERIRLTGGPAALPGFDARRWWEDLCESLRAQETLPKDLFDADRELWRMACHTAVRGGERVTVERARLLLAELDAAIAAHSCPHGRPVWIRISRARLEALFHRTG; encoded by the coding sequence TTGGCCTCCCGCATCCGGCCGCTGCCGGACGACGTCGTCAACCGGATCGCCGCGGGGGAGGTGGTCGAACGCCCCGCATCGGTCCTCAAGGAGCTGCTGGAAAACGCCGTCGACTCCGGCGCGGGGAGCGTGGAGGCGCACGTCTCGGGTCCCTTCCCGTTCTCCCTCCGCGTCACCGACGACGGGTGCGGCATGTCCCGGGAGGAGGCGGAGCTCGCGGTGCGGCGGCACACGACGAGCAAGATCGCCTCGGCGGACGACCTCGAGCGGATCGGCTCCTTCGGATTCCGCGGCGAGGCGCTCCCGTCGATCGCCTCGGTGGCGCGGGTCTCCGTCGTCACCAGGCTTGCGGAGGAGCGAAGCGGGACGGAACTGGTGACGGAGGGGGGGACGATCCTCTCCGTCCGCGACGCGGGGGCCCCCCGGGGGACGACCGTCACCGTCTCGCGGCTCTTCGAGAACGTCCCCGCCCGCCGGAAGTTCCTGAAAAGCGAGCGTACCGAGATGTCGCACCTGTGGGAGGTGTTCCACGGCGTCGCGATCCCCGGCGAGGGGATCTCCTTCCGGTTTCTCGATCCCCGCGGGGCGTTCGCGTACGAGAGCCGCGAGTCCGCCCTGGACCGCGCGAAGCGCCACGCGGGCGACGACGGGCAATACCTTGTCCCCGTCGACGTCTCCTCCGCCTTCTTCCGGATCTACGGCTGGGCGGGGCTCCCCCAGGTTTCCCGCGCGGGGGCGGGCGGTCTCTGGTTCTTCGTCAACGGACGGCGCTTCCGGGACCGCGGCCTCTACGCGGCGGTCCGGGAGGCGTACCGGGGGATCCTTCCCGGCGACCGTCTCCCCGTCCTCTACCTGTTCGTCACCTGTAACCCGCGGGAGGTCGACGTCAACGTCCACCCGGCGAAGACGGAGGTCCGCTTCCGGTACCCCAGGGACCTGAACGAACTGGCGCGCCACGTCCTCGGCGGGGCGCTCGGGGAGGCGCCGTCGCGCGCCGCGTTCCCTTCCCGCGGATGGGAGGGTCGGATCCACCCGGGAGGAGGGCTCCGGCCGGCGGGATCGCCGCAGGACATGTCGCTCGAGGCCGTGACCGGTTCCCCCTTCCCCCTTCCGGCGGCCGGAGCAAAGCTGGCGGGGGATCTGCCGTTCGCCGAACGGGGCGGCGAGGCGACCGGGGACCGGTTCTTTTCCACCCTTGTCCCGGTCGGGCAAGTGCTGGGGACGTACCTGGTCTGCGAGGAAGCCGGAGGGATCGTCCTCGTCGATCAGCACGCCGCCGACGAACGGATCGTCTTCTCGCGGCTGAAGGACCGGTATCTCGGAAAGCGGGCCCCGACGCAGCGATGGCTCGACTCCGTCGAGGTCGCCCTTCCGGGGGTCCTGCCGGAGAGGGACGAGCGCAGTGCCGTGGAGACGTTTCTCGCCCGGACCGGATTTTCCTTCGAGCCGGCTGCGGGGGAGAGGATCCGCCTGACCGGCGGCCCGGCGGCCCTGCCGGGATTCGACGCGCGGCGGTGGTGGGAGGATCTGTGCGAATCGCTGCGTGCCCAGGAGACCCTCCCCAAGGACCTGTTCGACGCGGATCGCGAGCTTTGGCGGATGGCGTGCCACACGGCCGTGCGCGGAGGCGAGCGGGTGACGGTGGAGCGCGCCCGCCTCCTGCTCGCGGAACTCGACGCGGCGATCGCCGCCCACAGCTGTCCCCACGGCCGCCCGGTGTGGATCCGCATCTCCCGGGCCCGCCTCGAAGCCCTCTTTCACCGCACGGGATGA